A window from Argopecten irradians isolate NY chromosome 3, Ai_NY, whole genome shotgun sequence encodes these proteins:
- the LOC138319390 gene encoding LOW QUALITY PROTEIN: translation initiation factor IF-2, mitochondrial-like (The sequence of the model RefSeq protein was modified relative to this genomic sequence to represent the inferred CDS: deleted 2 bases in 1 codon) — protein sequence MECCYIRTLVWSKILPLLSFLILAKLQLILYILYLSVEAISPLLYTLLSILQVRQMFDENRHPIKEAPPSTPVEIAGWRELPSAGSEILQATTEAEIRDAIVWRKNNLFKLQEEKILEEIEGRRSKLRNAYLEKRTFLRSRGFYRRAVKKEKESEEDDTTPQVSVVIKGDVDGSVEAILNCLSTYKSPQCRLDVLKYDVGEVTTSDIETAEVFNGDIYAFNVNVPQDMRKLATAKDISIREHNVIYKMIDDIKDTMISRIPPEEVEDVIGEASVIQSFPFHDGKKQLSVAGCKCVKGRLLMSSMFKVIRDGETLFRGNAASLKHFKKNVDEIKKGMECGVRLCDEDFEFLPGDEIVCFKSQREEAKLDWNPGF from the exons atggagtgttgTTATATTAGGACATTAGTATGGAGTAAAATCTTGCCACTTTTGTCTTTCTTAATCCTCGCCAAATTACAGCTTAtactatatattttgtatttatctgTAGAAGCCATTAGTCCCCTTCTGTACACTTTGTTATCAATACTCCAGGTCCGCCAAATGTTTGATGAGAACAGACATCCTATAAAGGAAGCACCTCCTTCCACTCCCGTTGAGATTGCCGGCTGGAGGGAATTGCCGTCTGCTGGGAGTGAGATACTTCAGGCAACGACGGAG GCTGAAATCCGAGATGCAATAGTGTGGAGAAAAAACAACCTTTTCAAACTTCAGGAAGAGAAGATATTAGAAGAAATAGAGGGAAGACGATCAAAATTAAGAAATGCATACCTTGAGAAGAGGACTTTTTTACGTTCACGAGGTTTTTATAGGCGGGCagtgaaaaaagaaaaagagtcTGAGGAAGATGAT ACTACTCCCCAGGTGTCTGTTGTCATAAAAG GTGATGTTGACGGATCAGTGGAAGCTATTTTGAATTGTCTCAGCACGTATAAGTCTCCTCAGTGTCGGTTggatgttttaaaatatgacgTTGGAGAAGTGACTACTTCTGATATAGAAACTGCTGAAGTATTTAATG GCGATATCTACGCATTTAATGTGAACGTTCCACAAGATATGCGGAAACTGGCCACAGCCAAAGATATTTCAATACGGGAACACAACGTAATATACAAGATGATTGATGATATCAAAGACACAATGATTTCTAGGATCCCCCCGGAGGAGGTGGAAGATGTGATAG GTGAAGCCAGTGTGATTCAATCTTTTCCTTTCCATGACGGTAAGAAGCAGCTGTCTGTTGCCGGATGTAAGTGTGTCAAGGGAAGGCTGCTAATGTCCTCAATGTTCAAGGTCATACGTGATGGGGAGACACTATTTAGAG GAAATGCAGCATCTCTGAAACACTTCAagaaaaatgttgatgaaataaAGAAAGGCATGGAGTGTGGTGTGAGATTGTGTGATGAAGACTTTGAATTCCTACCTGGAGATGAGATTGTGTGTTTTAAGTCACAGAGAGAAGAAGCCAAGCTTGATTGGAATCCAGGATTTTGA